From the bacterium genome, the window ACGAGGAGCAATTCAAACGCCTGGCGCATGGAAATCGCGTGCTTCACCTTGCGACCCATGGATACTTCGTGGAACACGACTGCCGCGGCCCGATACTGTCCGCCAGTGGCGGGTACCAGTTCGGCCCGCTTTTGTATTCCGGGCTCCTGCTGGCGGGAGCGAATCTGAATGGGAAGGGCGCCGATGAGGCCGGAGCGGAGGACGGCATCCTGACCTCCCAGGAGGTCGCCGCCACCGATCTGCGCGGCACCAACCTCGTCTTGCTCTCGGCCTGCGAGTCCGCCACAGGTGAGCCGGCCAACGGACAGGGGCTCTACGGTCTGGCGCGCGCCTTCGAGTTGGCCGGAGCGCGTCAGGTGGTCAGCGCCCTCTGGCCGGTGACCGACGCCGCGTCGATGGAACTGATGGACCGGATCTTCAGCCAGCCCGATCGCCGCATCGCCGACATCCTGCGCGACTACGCCAGGGACCAAATCGAAAAGGATCGGCAGGCCGGACGTCCCACCGATCCCTTCCTCTGGGCGCCGTATGTCGCCTACGGCGACTGGCGCGCCCGGTGAGCGGATCGCAAGCGGTCAGCGAATAATCGTAAACGGATAGAAAACACGGAATGTGTCGGCCTCGTCGGCAGAGCCTCTGAGTCTGTCTATGTCGCCGCCGGGGACGGCGGCGCTGATGGCGGCGGTGTAGTCGCCGGAGGCCAGCGTGGCGGTGGCCAGACGGATCACCGCAAAGCCCTGCTCGGCCGCCGTGCGCGAGACCGGCGCCCGAAACAGTGTCCGGCCATCGTCGTCGACCACGGACGCGACATACTCCCGCCCGGGTTCATAGGGGAACTTCAGTCCCAGCCGGACTGTCGTTTGCTCCGGCTCCACTTCAATCCGCCAGGCGGCCAGCGAACTGCGGGTCTGTTCTGGCAAACGGATTACATGTTCCAACGCATCGGTGGCAGTGGCGGGAGGTTCGATGTCGCTGCGGAGCATCATGCGGGACAGTGGCAGGATCGCCAGAATCAACACCGCCGCGCCGGCCAAGGCATAGGCCACCCCCGGATGCCACAGGAGCCGTCGGAGACGTGAGAGTCCTCCCGGCCGGGTGTGTGCCGGCGCGGGGACTCGCACCGCCTGATTCAATTCGTTGTAGGTGGCCAGTTCGCCACGGCAAGGCGCGCAGAAATCCAGATGGATGCCCAGTTGCTCGCGCTCCGCCGCCGGCAATCGTGAGGCATCGGCGGCGTAGAGCGCCAGCCGTTCCGCACTCGGGTGACTGCTGGTCTCCAGCCGTTCGACTTCGATCAAGTCGGCAAACACGGTCCGGCATTCCTCGAGCCACTGCCGGCAATCGGCGCAACCGGCCAGATGCGCCTCGACTTCGCCCCGCTCGGCGGCGGAGAGAGCGCCCGCCGCATACTCGGGTATGCGGTCGATGATCTCGTTATGGTCGGCAGACTGGCTCATCGCATGGCAACCCTCAGGTTTAGTCGGCGGTCCATGACGGCTGTTTCATGGCTTTTGCCGCTGTTCGGCCAGCGACCGCAAGAACTTCACCGCCTTGCAGATACGGGTGCGCGTGGCGCCATAGCTGGCATCCAGCGCCGCGGCGATGTCCCTTAGATCGCGCTTTTCCGCCCACATGGCCACTGCCATCCGGTCCTTGGCGTTCAGTTGTCCCCAGACGCGGCGCAGACGGATGGCGCGCAGGACCGACCGCAGGCGTTCATCGCCGGTGGGCGCCGGATCGGAGGCCTCGTCGATCTGGGCCGGGTTGACATCGGGATTGCGGCGCACTTCGCGCCAACGGTCGCCAATCTTGTTGCGGCAGATCACCTGGATATAGGCGCGCAGCCCGGCGCCGCGGTAACTGCCGTCGAGCACGCCCTTGAACACGGCCAGGAAGCACTCGCCGGCCAGGTCTTCGGCATCGAGGGCCGAGCCGCGGGTGAGGTAGCGGACCGTGTCAACGATCCAGCCATACACCAGTTTCGCCGCCTCGGGGTCGCCGTCCCGCAGGCGCGCAACGATTTCGTCGTGCGACGGTATCGACATCATCAGGTGCGAATCGGACCACTACAGCAGAGGGGAAAATAGGGGATCGGCGGCCGGCGGGCAATTGCCCAAAGCCCGTGCCCGGAAACGGCCACGGGCCGGGGGGTACCCCCCGGCCCGTGGCGTGATCAGAATGCATGGGTGGTCAAAGCGGGGCGGATGCCGGGCACGCCAGGCAGAACTCGGTGGCGGGATTGGCGCCGCGGAAGGCGACGTTGACCATCTTCACCACGTCGATGACATTGGTGGCGCCGTCGCAGGTTCCGTTCGGCCCGCCGCCGACATCGGTGCGATCGTTCGGACAGAGCGGATTGGGATCGCTCATGGCCGCCGCGCCGCGGAAGGCGACATTGATCGTGAGCACCACATCCTGAATGTTGGCGATGACGGCGTCGCAGGCCGGGTCGCCGTGGCAGTCGCAGGCGCAGGTGGGCGTGGAGCCGCCGGTCGTCGCGCCGTACCAGAACCCCTGACCCGCCGAGGTCGTCGTGTTGTCGGTCATGCCGATGACGTCCTGTCCGAGGATGTGATGCGATGAATAGCCGGCGCTGGTGGCCACGTCGCCGCCGATCGACACCACCTGCCAGTTGATCTGGTAGGCGGCCGCCGGTGACTGGAACTCGTTGACCTCAGACGGCGCCGGTTCAGATATCATCGACGGCGCCAGTCCCTCCCTGGAAGGCGCCGTCGAATCGGCCAGATCCGGAGACACTGACGGGGAGTTGCGGGTATCCGTATCTGGTGCTCCCATCTCAAGTACCGTTTCGACCGGTCGGAGGTTGGCGGGCGGAGCAACGTTTCGCGGATCTTTTTTGACCGCCGCCGCCACGCTCACCGCCGCCCCGAGCGAGAGGACGCAGAATAGCAGGCCGAATTTCTTCATGATTCACCTCGTGTCATTGGCGTCGCTATCCCGCGGTTAGTTGTTGGCGATCACAAACCAGTTGGCGCCGTCGCTGACGACCGTGACGTACTTATTGCTCGCGGAGAGCGAATAGATGATGGCGCCGTCGATGGTGCCGCCGGCGCTGAGCACGGTCACCGCGCCGGGGCCGCCGTCGATCTTCTTGACCGTGATCTGTCGTCCGGGGCAGGTCGACGCGGCCGGGATCGTGATGGTCGCGGGGGTGCTGCTGACCAGGGCCACGCTGTTGGCAGACGACAACGTCGCGCTGCCCGCAAAGGTGGCCACATGCGTGGCGATCGGGCCGTTGACATGCAGGGCGCTGGTCGGCGTGTTGGTGTTGATGCCTACGTTGCCGGAAGCGCGGATGAGGAATTGATCCATTCCGCTCGATGAGAAGTCCGCGTCGCTGTGATCGGCCCAAACAAATGAACCATCATGATTGGCCTTGGCGCGGCGGCCGGACGCCATCGCGTAATCACCTGGAGCCTCGTTGGCGTTGCCGCCGGGGATCGCTGCGAAATCACCGTCCGCGATGTTACGGCGACCTCCGACAACCGCTGCGGCCAGGCCACGCGCCATGTTGCGCTCAACGCTGTTGCCCGTCTCTCCGCCACCGCACACCACGGAGAATGGCCCCTCGGCAAGTGACCAGGATCCACCACCAACAAAACCGCCTTCGCCGGTGACCGCGCAATCCACGCCGCCGGCTATCGTACCGAGTCGTGCGGTCACACGGTTGGCCTGGCCGCCGCCCACTGTCGCAAACGTGCGCGTGACAAGGTGTTGAGATCCGCCACCGATTGTCGCCGCTCCCGGATTCGGCTCCGGATCATCGGTCAATCGAATCGTGTTGAGGTACCCGCCGCCGATCACGCAATGGAAGGCGCCGCCGCCGGAATCGACTACTAAATTGAAGCGACCGGAGACTACCGTGTTGTTCGCAAAGCGGATTGAGTCGGCCGAACCGCCAAGGATGGCGCAATCGCCCGCCCCCTCGAGGAAGTGATCAGTCCCAAAGGCCACATTCGCATTGCCACCATAGACGCTGTTGCTGTAACCGATCGCCGACGAGCGTTGCGAGCCAACCAGATTGTCTTCGCCGATCGCAACAGTGTTGTCGGCCGATAGTGTGTTGTTCTTACCAAACGCGGTCGAGGTCGTGGCGGTGATGGTATTGCATTCGCCAACAGCGAATGAACTGATCGCGGTGGACAAATTGTTGTCCGGTCCCACCGCATTGTTCTCTGATGTGATGGGCCCCAAGTCGCTTGGATTGCCGTCACCGCATGCTTGCACGTCCTTGTTTGGATTCAGCGCGCGCGCCGAAACATTTATGCTGGTTGTGGAAACCAAACCCGTGTTCGGGTTGACCGATGTCAGCACTTCCGCCGTTCCGGCTTTCCGCACGA encodes:
- a CDS encoding sigma-70 family RNA polymerase sigma factor, which gives rise to MMSIPSHDEIVARLRDGDPEAAKLVYGWIVDTVRYLTRGSALDAEDLAGECFLAVFKGVLDGSYRGAGLRAYIQVICRNKIGDRWREVRRNPDVNPAQIDEASDPAPTGDERLRSVLRAIRLRRVWGQLNAKDRMAVAMWAEKRDLRDIAAALDASYGATRTRICKAVKFLRSLAEQRQKP
- a CDS encoding zf-HC2 domain-containing protein, which produces MSQSADHNEIIDRIPEYAAGALSAAERGEVEAHLAGCADCRQWLEECRTVFADLIEVERLETSSHPSAERLALYAADASRLPAAEREQLGIHLDFCAPCRGELATYNELNQAVRVPAPAHTRPGGLSRLRRLLWHPGVAYALAGAAVLILAILPLSRMMLRSDIEPPATATDALEHVIRLPEQTRSSLAAWRIEVEPEQTTVRLGLKFPYEPGREYVASVVDDDGRTLFRAPVSRTAAEQGFAVIRLATATLASGDYTAAISAAVPGGDIDRLRGSADEADTFRVFYPFTIIR